A region from the Mycobacterium heidelbergense genome encodes:
- a CDS encoding helix-turn-helix domain-containing protein, translated as MYWYHNFMPHPRVDRQLTQLGATLRNARIEAGLTQDGLGARAGVSRQLVSRIESGSPRGEVGRVAQVAAALGYRLTVVPRTPPKPTQDREAVKAYLDQLNRQAHTGDG; from the coding sequence ATGTATTGGTACCATAACTTCATGCCTCATCCCCGAGTTGATCGACAGCTGACCCAGCTTGGCGCGACTCTGCGCAATGCCCGAATCGAGGCCGGGTTGACTCAGGACGGACTCGGCGCGCGCGCAGGTGTCTCGCGGCAATTGGTGAGCCGAATCGAGTCGGGCAGTCCCCGCGGAGAAGTCGGTCGTGTCGCTCAAGTGGCCGCCGCCCTTGGATATCGGCTCACTGTCGTGCCACGGACACCGCCCAAGCCCACCCAGGATCGCGAAGCCGTGAAGGCGTATCTGGACCAGCTGAACCGGCAGGCGCACACCGGCGATGGCTGA
- a CDS encoding RES family NAD+ phosphorylase — protein sequence MGGYVTGDPMLPEPPPPHVLRSLGINDDEMRAIGTDEIWWRVHRTGGEHVLAWNALRTFGPVLRFDSHPLPKGEHVRHGVWYGAATPCAALGEAYQVDRTIDRERGRPYLTGLSFTRPLTVLDLAADSQGAWVTRVGGTFAISTSPHTVTQQWARHITEAFCDLDGLRYNSRFAGDPCLALFAPAASAMPNRPKVSLPLAHPDLAGRIAGAAKRLGYGVV from the coding sequence ATGGGCGGCTACGTGACCGGCGACCCCATGCTGCCGGAACCACCACCACCGCATGTGCTGCGCTCGCTCGGCATCAACGACGACGAAATGCGCGCGATAGGCACAGACGAGATCTGGTGGCGCGTTCATCGCACTGGGGGCGAGCACGTCCTGGCGTGGAACGCGCTACGCACTTTTGGACCGGTGCTGCGCTTCGATTCTCACCCCCTCCCCAAAGGTGAACATGTGCGGCATGGCGTTTGGTATGGAGCCGCAACCCCTTGCGCCGCGCTCGGCGAGGCCTACCAAGTGGACCGGACCATCGACCGTGAACGCGGCCGCCCATATCTCACCGGTTTGTCATTCACCCGCCCACTCACGGTCCTCGACCTCGCCGCTGACAGCCAGGGAGCATGGGTCACACGCGTCGGCGGCACCTTCGCCATCTCCACATCCCCACATACCGTCACTCAGCAGTGGGCGCGGCACATTACCGAGGCATTCTGCGATCTCGACGGCCTGCGCTATAACAGCCGATTCGCCGGCGATCCATGCCTAGCACTGTTCGCGCCGGCCGCATCGGCAATGCCAAACCGGCCGAAAGTATCGCTGCCCCTGGCCCATCCCGATCTGGCCGGCCGCATCGCCGGCGCTGCGAAACGCCTTGGCTACGGCGTGGTTTGA
- a CDS encoding helix-turn-helix domain-containing protein, whose amino-acid sequence MNLEDKGAQRLRRKLTDPDHAQRVAEIREGMREMDRVYAMNLAMIRKAAQLTQEDLAARLGKGQAAVSKLERQNDLLLSTLASYIHAAGAEAQLVVTVAGTEIRYDLEQLGTADDSVATTG is encoded by the coding sequence GTGAACCTCGAAGATAAGGGCGCCCAGCGTCTGCGTCGCAAGCTCACCGATCCCGACCATGCCCAGCGCGTGGCGGAGATTCGGGAGGGGATGCGGGAGATGGACCGCGTCTATGCGATGAACCTGGCGATGATTCGCAAGGCCGCACAACTCACGCAGGAAGACTTGGCGGCCCGTCTCGGCAAGGGACAAGCGGCTGTGTCCAAGCTGGAACGGCAAAACGATCTACTGCTGTCCACGCTCGCAAGCTACATCCACGCCGCGGGTGCCGAAGCGCAGCTGGTTGTCACTGTCGCCGGCACGGAAATCCGCTACGACCTGGAGCAGCTGGGTACTGCGGACGACTCGGTGGCCACGACCGGCTGA
- a CDS encoding LysR family transcriptional regulator, giving the protein MDSITNGDNGSVELRHLEYFLAVADNLSFTQAARRLHVVQSGVSATIKALERELGAELFFRGPAGVTLTAAGQELAPHARAAIDAARSAKDAVAATRGAIRGTVTLGTMTSINVIDLPTLLADLYARHPGVLVQLRSARAGSAGLLQQLRDGDLDVAFVVFPDGPPVDLHTRLVAVFQLLLVVPAGHPLAGRESVPLAELAGMSFVDGPPGYGNRTVVDQAFAGAGVPRTIALEVADIGTTATHIRNGIGIGFLSRFILDEIGDSGLATIRISDYDLRWCLYVAMSAVRPTNAATRALFSLIEEMIPNRGASSVR; this is encoded by the coding sequence ATGGACTCCATCACCAACGGTGATAATGGCTCGGTGGAGCTTCGCCACCTGGAGTACTTCCTTGCCGTCGCGGACAACCTCAGCTTCACCCAGGCCGCCAGGAGACTTCACGTCGTCCAGTCCGGGGTGTCCGCGACGATCAAGGCCCTCGAACGCGAACTCGGTGCCGAACTCTTCTTCCGCGGCCCGGCGGGCGTGACGCTCACCGCCGCGGGACAGGAGCTGGCGCCGCACGCCCGCGCGGCCATCGACGCCGCCCGGTCGGCCAAGGACGCCGTCGCCGCCACCCGCGGGGCCATCCGTGGCACCGTCACCCTGGGCACGATGACGTCGATCAACGTCATCGACCTGCCGACGCTGCTGGCCGATCTCTATGCGCGGCATCCCGGTGTGCTGGTCCAATTACGTTCGGCCCGTGCCGGTTCCGCGGGGCTGCTGCAGCAGCTCCGCGACGGGGACCTCGACGTCGCGTTCGTCGTCTTCCCCGATGGCCCGCCGGTCGACCTGCACACCCGACTCGTCGCCGTCTTCCAGCTGCTGTTGGTCGTCCCCGCCGGGCACCCCCTCGCCGGCCGGGAATCGGTGCCGCTGGCCGAGCTGGCCGGGATGTCGTTCGTCGACGGCCCGCCGGGATACGGCAACCGAACCGTCGTCGACCAGGCCTTCGCCGGCGCCGGGGTGCCACGCACGATCGCCCTCGAGGTCGCCGACATCGGCACCACCGCGACCCACATCCGAAACGGCATAGGGATCGGCTTTCTCAGCAGGTTCATCCTCGACGAGATCGGCGACTCCGGTTTGGCGACGATCCGGATCTCCGACTACGACCTGCGATGGTGTCTCTACGTCGCGATGTCTGCTGTCCGCCCGACCAACGCCGCCACCCGCGCCCTGTTCTCGCTGATCGAGGAGATGATCCCGAACCGTGGGGCGTCGAGCGTGCGCTGA
- a CDS encoding type II toxin-antitoxin system HipA family toxin: protein MADLVVVLNRQITGAITHVDGKPRFTYLDKYASDPDATPLSLSMPLAVGRSYDHRVTAPWLSNLLPDDDQVRANWARELGVSASNATALLERVGHDVAGAVQLAAPDEIENVLAQPGTLEAVTDELVGQRLRDLISRPSQWAHADEGWSLAGAQSKFTAARTSAGQWAWRRGNAPSTHIIKPGIGRYPAQALNEHLCLRSLEQIGIVTARTEFTSFDGIEAIVVERYDRLRLPDGTVIRLHQEDMCQALSVWPQNKYTSSGGPSAVDISRLLSRVASQRDIDRFTDAVIAQYLLGAPDGHAKNYSVILDGEDVTLAPIYDVASMLPYPRDAGSSLDRAAMSIAGHNKFGDVQLRHVERFARNTGTDPGRLIDRTREMATQLPDAIADTAASVKAEGLIELRDSLIREVGTLTATIDGLLG, encoded by the coding sequence ATGGCTGACCTCGTTGTGGTGCTCAACCGGCAGATCACTGGCGCGATCACCCATGTCGACGGCAAACCTCGGTTCACTTACCTCGACAAGTACGCAAGCGACCCGGACGCCACACCGTTGTCGCTGTCGATGCCGCTGGCCGTCGGCAGAAGCTATGACCACCGGGTCACTGCGCCATGGTTGTCCAATCTGCTCCCCGACGATGACCAGGTTCGTGCGAACTGGGCCCGCGAACTCGGAGTGTCAGCAAGTAACGCCACCGCGCTACTGGAACGGGTGGGCCACGACGTCGCGGGAGCGGTTCAGCTCGCGGCGCCGGACGAGATCGAGAACGTGCTCGCTCAACCGGGGACTTTAGAAGCCGTCACCGACGAACTGGTCGGCCAGCGACTGCGTGACCTGATTTCGCGCCCATCTCAGTGGGCGCACGCCGACGAGGGCTGGAGCCTCGCGGGTGCGCAATCGAAATTCACCGCGGCCCGCACATCCGCCGGCCAGTGGGCGTGGCGGCGTGGAAATGCGCCGAGTACCCACATCATCAAGCCGGGCATCGGGCGATATCCGGCCCAGGCCCTCAATGAGCACCTCTGCTTACGGTCCCTCGAGCAGATCGGAATCGTCACCGCGAGAACAGAATTCACGTCATTCGACGGAATCGAAGCGATCGTCGTCGAACGCTATGACCGCCTTCGGCTTCCAGACGGCACAGTTATCCGGCTCCACCAGGAGGATATGTGCCAGGCGCTGTCGGTGTGGCCGCAGAACAAGTACACCTCCAGCGGAGGGCCTTCGGCCGTCGACATCAGCCGGCTGTTGTCCCGGGTCGCTTCTCAACGCGACATCGACCGGTTCACCGACGCCGTCATCGCCCAATACCTCTTGGGCGCACCGGACGGTCACGCCAAGAACTACTCCGTCATCCTCGACGGTGAGGACGTCACGCTCGCGCCGATCTACGACGTCGCAAGCATGCTGCCCTACCCACGCGACGCCGGATCCAGCCTCGACCGCGCCGCGATGTCCATCGCAGGCCACAACAAGTTCGGTGATGTTCAGCTAAGACATGTCGAACGGTTCGCGCGCAACACGGGAACCGATCCCGGGCGACTCATCGATCGGACCCGAGAGATGGCAACACAACTGCCGGATGCGATCGCCGACACTGCGGCAAGCGTCAAGGCGGAGGGCCTGATCGAACTGCGCGACTCTCTCATCCGGGAGGTCGGAACTCTCACCGCAACCATCGACGGGCTCTTGGGTTAA